The following are encoded together in the Drosophila sechellia strain sech25 chromosome 3R, ASM438219v1, whole genome shotgun sequence genome:
- the LOC6607426 gene encoding MOB kinase activator-like 1, which produces MDFLFGSRSSKTFKPKKNIPEGTHQYDLMKHAAATLGSGNLRNAVALPDGEDLNEWVAVNTVDFFNQINMLYGTITEFCTEETCGIMSAGPKYEYHWADGLTVKKPIKCSAPKYIDYLMTWVQDQLDDETLFPSKIGVPFPKNFHSSAKTILKRLFRVYAHIYHQHFTEVVTLGEEAHLNTSFKHFIFFVQEFNLIERRELAPLQELIDKLTAKDERQI; this is translated from the exons ATGGACTTCTTGTT CGGTTCCCGTTCCAGCAAGACCTTCAAGCCCAAGAAGAACATCCCGGAAGGCACACACCAATATGATCTCATGAAGCATGCGGCCGCCACGCTGGGATCGGGAAACCTGCGCAACGCAGTGGCCCTGCCAGATGGCGAAGATCTCAACGAGTGGGTGGCCGTTAACA CCGTGGACTTCTTCAACCAGATCAACATGCTGTACGGCACCATCACCGAGTTCTGCACCGAGGAGACCTGTGGCATCATGTCGGCTGGTCCGAAATACGAGTACCACTGGGCCGACGGTTTGACCGTAAAGAAGCCCATCAAGTGCAGCGCGCCAAAGTATATAGACTATCTGATGACTTGGGTGCAAGACCAACTGGACGACGAGACCCTGTTTCCCTCCAAGATCGGTGTGCCGTTTCCAAAGAACTTTCACTCCTCCGCCAAGACCATACTGAAGCGTCTGTTCCGCGTGTATGCGCACATCTACCACCAGCACTTCACAGAGGTGGTGACGCTTGGCGAGGAGGCCCATCTTAACACGTCCTTCAAGCACTTCATCTTCTTCGTGCAGGAGTTCAATCTGATTGAGCGGCGCGAACTGGCCCCGCTGCAGGAGCTCATCGACAAGCTGACGGCTAAAGATGAGCGGCAGATATAG